GCGGGAACAGGCCTCGGTGTCGTTCGAGGCGTACTACCCGCCCCTCTCGCTCTGGACGGAGGTGACCGCCCACCCGGACGCGGACGGCCTGTCGGTGTTCTTCCGCGACGTGACCGACCGCAAGCGCTACGAGCAGATGCTCCCGGGGCTGCTCCAGACCACCCGCGACATGATGCAGGCGACCGACTCCGAGGCCATCGCGGGCCGGCTGGTCGAGGCCGCCGAGGAGCTGCTCGGGCTGGACCTCACGGTCGTCCGCCTCCACGACCCCGAGACGGACGTCCTCGTGCCGGTGGCCGGGACCGACGGCATCGGCGACGCGTTCAGCGAGCGCCCCCACTATCCGGTCGGGGAGGGCGGCCCCGGCGAGGCGTTCGAGCGCGGGGAGTCGCTGTACCGGGCCCACCCGCAGCCACTGTACGATTCCGACGACAGCCTGGCGCAGGTCGAGGCCGCCCTCTACGTCCCCATCGGCGAGTACGGGACCCTGAGCGCGGCGTTCGAGACGCCGGACGGGCTCGGCCCGGTCGAGCGCCAGACCGCGGAACTGCTCGCCGCGAACGCGAGCGCGGCCCTCGAACGCGCCGAGCGCCGCGAGCAACTCGAACGCTTCGAGGCCGTCATCGAGTCCGTCGAGGACATGCTCTACGTCCTCGGTCCCGACGGCCGGTTCCAGTACGTCACCGAACCGTTCGCCGAGTTCGTCGGCTACGACCGGGACGACCTGGTCGGCCGGAGCCCCGGGTGCATCACCGACGAGGGCGTCGTCGAGCGCATCGGCGACCTCGTCACCGAACTCTGGAACGACGCGGACCGCCGGAGTGGCACCGTCAGCGCCCAGGTGGTGGCCGCGACCGGCGCGACCACGCCCATCGAGGTCGACATCTCCCTGTTGCCCGCCGAGGACGGAGCGTTCGCCGGGTCCGTCGGCGTCGTCCGGGACGTGACCGACCTCCGCGAGACCCGCGAACGGCTCCGCTCGGAGAACCAGCGCTTCCGGTACCTGTTCGAGCACATCCCCGACCCCCTCGTCGAGTGCGAGTACCAGGACGAGTCGCTCGTCGTCACCTCCGCGAACCCGGCGTTCGAGCGCGTGTTCGGCTACGACAGCGAGGAGATCGTCGGGGAACCCCTCAACGACCACATCGTCCCGCCCGAGGAGATGGCGGCCGCGAGACGTATCGACCGCGTGGCCGCGACCGAGGGCGAGACGGCCGAGGAGGTCCGCCGCCTCACCGCGACCGGGGTCCGTCACTTCCTCTTCCGGGCGGTGAGCTACGACCTCGACGGCACCCGCCACGGGTTCGCGACCTACACCGACATCACGGACCGCAAGGAGCGCGAGCGCCGCCTCGAGGTGCTCCACACCGTCCTCCGGCACAACCTCCGCACCGAGATGAACCTCATCGGCGGCTACGCCGAACAGCTCGAGCGCGAACTCGACGAGGGCCACGACCTCATCGACGACATCCAGTCCGAGGCCCGCCACGTCGCCAACCTGAGCGACACCGCCCGGAACGTCGAGCGGGCACTCGACCGGGGCGGCGACGCCACCATCGAGCACCGCGACGTGACCGGCTTCGTCGACCGGGCCGTCGCGACCGCCCGCGAACGGTTCCCCGACGCCGACATCGGGCTCGACCGGCCGGCCGCCGTCGAGGCGATGGCCGACGACCGCCTCGTGTTCGCGCTGACGAACGCCCTCGAGAACGCGGTCGAACACTGCGGCCGCGAGGTCCCCCGGGTCATCGTGACCGTCGAGCAGTGCGACGAGACGGTCGAGATACGGGTCGCCGACAACGGACCGGGCATCCCGGAGCAAGAGCGCAAGTTCGTCACCGGCGAGCGCGACATCACGCAACTCGAACACGGCAGCGGCCTCGGCCTCTGGGCCATCACCTGGGTCGTGAACGCCTTCGACGGCGACATCGACTTCGAGACGAGCGAGGCGGGAAGCGTCGTCGTCCTGCGACTCAGAAGTCGGTAGTCGCGGCGTCGGCCGGGCCGGGCGTCAGTACTCGACGAGCGGGTCGTCCGCCCAGAAGTCGCTGTCCTTCTGCAGTTTCGGGACCCACGTGTCGGCCGTCTTCGAGAGGAGGACGACGCGGGACTGGGGCACGTCCTTGAGGTGGTCGTGCTCGGGCATGTGCTCGGCGACCGCCTCGCCGAACTCGACGACGGCCTCGTGGTCGGGCATGGCCGACCGGTCGAGGCGACCCCGCGAGTGCCCGACGTGCATGTACGCCTTCAGCTCGACGAAGTCGGGGTCGGCACGCTCGTAGAACGCGGCGTACCAGTCGGGGTCCTTCATGTTCTCGCCCTGCACGAGGGTCGTCCGGAGGACGGTTCTGGTGTCCTCTTTCGCCGCGAGCACGTCCATCGTGTCGACCAGGTTCTCCCACGCGTCGTCGTCGACCGCCTTCACGACGTTGTCGAAGGTGTGGCGCTCGGCGGCGTCGACCGAGACGTAGAGCTGCGTGGGGTCACACCGCGAGAGCAGCTCGGGGTTCGTCCCGTTCGAGACGAGGAACGTCGTGATGTCCCGCGCGTGGAACTCGTCGATGAGTTCGGGCAGGTAGGGGTACAGCGTCGGCTCGCCGTCCAGCGAGATGGCGACGTGGCGGGGGTCCATCGCCTGCTCGAACACCTCGCGAGGGACCTCGTCGTTCCCGCCGTAGCCCGCGAGCAGTTCGCGCTGGAGTTCGAGCGTCGCGTCCGCGACCGCCGCCGGGTCGTCCCACTCCACGTCCCCGAGTTCGTAGGCGTGCCCGGCGTGGTCGCGCCAGCAGAAGACACAGCGCTCGTTGCACTTGACGACCGGCGTCATCTGCATGCACCGGTGGGACTCGATACCGTAGAAGGCGTACTTGTAGCACTTCCCGTCACCCGTCAGTGCGTTCTTCGTCCACCCGCAGGTCTGGGCGGCGGTGTGGTTCACGCTGTGGTAGTTCGGGCTGGACACCTGCATCGGCCCGTCCCCGGCCTCCTCGGAGTCGCTCATTGGGGGCGGGTTCGGCGGCCGAGGGGAAAAACGAACTGGTGCGGGTCAGCCCAGCGTGACGACGATGCCGCCGTCGTCGTCCTCCTCTTCATCGTCCTCATCCTCGTCGTCGTCCTCATCGTCCTCGTCATCGTCTTTCTTCTCCTGTCCCGGCGGGCCGTCCCCGTCGTGCCCTTCCTTCTTCCCGGGCCCGTCGTCTTCGGAGTCGTCGTCGGGCATCTCCATCTCGTCCTCCGTCGTCCGCGCTGTCTCGTCCGTCGTCTCCTCATCGTCACCGACGACGAGGACGTTGTCCTCCTCGCCCGTCGTCGTGTCGGGCGACGACTGCGTCTCGGTCGCGGTCGACCGGGCTGTCGCGGTCGCGGTCGACTGGGCCGCCTCGGTGTCGGTCGCCTCGGCTGTCGACGGCGCCGACGAGTCGGCGGTTCGTGGCCCGGACGCGCCGGGGCCGACCATCGCCACCGCGACGCCGGTGACGAGCAGCACGATTCCGACCACCGAGAGCGCTCGCTGGAACTGTCCCATCGGGCACTGGTATGGGCCACGTCACCATTCCTACGCACCCGGTAAGGTCCCCTACACTGCGTTGCAGACCGTTGCGCTCTGTTGCGAGTCGCTGCCGGCGGGGGGCTTGCCGGCCTCGTGGACCGTGCCCCGGCGGCCCGGTGCGCTCCCCATTCAGAAACCCCTTTACCCGCGAACGAGGTACGTGGGCGTATGTTCCTGCAGCTACGGACGGAGGTCGAGGACGCCCTCACCGGGGCGCTCGCCGCGCTCGACCTCCCCACAGACGACCTCGGCATCGAGGAGCCACCGGAAGACGTGCCGGCCGTCCTGGCCTCCAGCGTCGCCTTCCGACTGGCCAGCGAGGTCGGCGCACCGCCGCCGAAGGTCGCCGCCGACGTCGCCGCCGAGATCGACCCCGACGACTACGAGTACATCGGCGCCGTCGACACCCAGGGCCCCTACGTCAACGTCCTGCCGAGCGACGCCTACTTCCAGGGGACCCTCCAGGAGAGCCAGGCCGAGGACTACGGGAACCTCCCCGCGAAGGACGAGTCCGTGGTCGTCGAGCACACGTCCGCGAACCCGACCGGGCCGGTCCACGTCGGGCGCGCCCGCAACCCCATCGTCGGCGACGCCGTCGCCAACACGCTGGAGTACGCCGGCTACGACGTCGAACGCCACTACTACGTCAACGACGCCGGCCGCCAGATGGCCGTGTTCACGTGGGCCTACGAGACCTTCGACGAGGACGACCTCGATTCGGAACCCGAGCGCGACCGCATCGAGTACGACCTCGTCCGCTACTACCGCAAGGGCAACGCGTTCCTCGAGGAGGGCCCCGCCGACGAGGTCGAGGAAGCCGAGGCCGAGATCCAGGCCATCATGCAGGGCCTGGAGGAGGGCGACGAGGAGACCTTCGAGCGCGTCTCGACCGTCGTCGACCAGGTGCTCTCGGGCATGCAGGAGTGTCTCGCGCGCCTGCCCGCCGAGTTCGACCGGTTCGTCAAGGAGACGCAGTTCATGTTCGACGGCTCAACCGACGACCTCGTCGACCGCCTCAAGGAACTCGACGAGGCCGTCTACGAGGAGGACGCCTGGCAGCTCGACCTGAGCGACCACGGCATCGACAAGAAGATGGTGTTCCTGCGCTCGGACGACACCAGCCTCTACACGACCCGCGACCTCGCCCACCACGAGTGGAAGTTCGAGAACTACGACCGCGCCGTCACCGTCCTCGGCGAGGACCACAAGTTGCAGGCCGACCAGCTCCGGACGACGCTCGACCTGCTCGGCAACGACGTCGAGCAGCTCGACAACGTCATCTTCTCGTGGGTGAACCTCCCCGGTGGCCTCGGGATGTCCACCCGCGCCGGCACCGGCGTCGACCTCGACGACCTGCTCGACGAGGCCATCGCCCGCGCCCGCGACGAAGTCGAGACGCGCATGGAGGACCGCATCCGTGACGACGACCTCTCCGACGAGGACGTCGAGCGCATCGCCCACCAGGTCGGCATCGGGGCGGTCCGCTACGACATCGTCTCCAAGCAGCCGACGAAGGCCATCACCTTCGAGTGGGACCAGGCGCTCGACTTCGAGGCCCAGTCCGCGCCGTACGTCCAGTACGTCCACGCGCGCTGCTGTGGCATCCTCGACGACGCCGAGGAGATCCCCGACGCGGTGGACGCGAGCGTCCTCACCGCGAAGGAGGCAGAGGACCTGCTCCGCGTCATCGCGCGCTTCCCCGCGGTCGTCGAGGCCGCCGCCGAGGACCTCGAACCGCACACGGTCGCGACGTACACCCGCGAGTTCGCGGAGACGTTCAACGCGTTCTACCGCGAGTGCCCGGTCCTCTCCGAGGAGGACGAGGACCTGCGCCAGGCACGCATCGCGCTCGTGGGCGCTGCTCGCCACACCATCGCGAACGCGCTGGCCATCCTCGGCGTCGCCGCGCCCCACTCGATGTAGCGCCGGCTGGTCGCTCGACCAGCGCTACGGACGCACTCGTTTTCGACCCGAAGAGCCCGAGAAGAGTCGCTCGCCGCGAAGAGTCGCTACTCGGAGGTGTCGGTCCCGCCGTCGGCCTCGGCGTCGGGAATCTCGATTCTGTCGGCACCGCCGTCGGACGCGGTGTCGTCGTCGTCGTCGTCGACCTCGGAGATGGCCGCCGAGACGTCGTCCTCGCTGGCCGCCTGGGCGTCGTCCTCGGGATTCTGGCCCTGGTTCCCGCCGTCGGTGTCGGGACGCTGGCGCTTCCGGCGCGGTTCGAACCGCGGCCGTTCCTCGGGCGAGGCCTCGCCGACGAGCCGGGCGGCGAGGTAACGGTACGCCCGGGACGCGGCGGTCTTCGGGGCGTGGACGACCAGTGGCGTCCCCGCGAAGACGCTCGTCCTGACGGCGTCGTCCTCCGGTACGGTCGCGAGCAGCGGGAGGTCGAGACCGGCGGCGATCTCCTCGTGGTCGATGTCGCTGCCCGGGCGGGTCCGGGTCAGGACGAGCCCGGCGATGGAGCCGCCGGCGCGGTCGGCGAGTTCGCACGTCTTCTTCGCGTCCTGCACGGAGGCGGGCTCGGGCGTGGAGACGATGACGACCTGGTCCGCGAGGCCGAGGGGGAGGACCGTCTCGTGGCTCACGCCGGCGCCGACGTCGAGCAGCACGAAGTCGAACTCCTCGCGGAGCGTGTCGACGACGTCACGGAGGTTCTCGGTCTTGACCGCGGCGTAGCTGTCGAGTTCGTTCCCGCCCGGGACCGCCCAGATACCGTCCGCCAGCTGGTAGGTCGCGTCCATCACGTCGGCCTCGCCCGCGAGCACCTGGTGGAGGGTGACCGAGTCGGGCGAGAGACTGACGAACCCGGCGAGGTTCGACATCCCGAGGTCGACGTCGACGATAGCGACGCGGTTGCCCGCGCCCGCCAGCGCCGTCCCCAGGTTCACCGTCGTCGTGGTCTTCCCGACACCCCCTTTGCCGCTCGCGATAGCGTACACCGACTCCTCTGTGTTCATGCTAGGTGGACAGACTGCCGGACGACTAATAAAACATTGAGGGCGACACCGTAGCACGGAATCCGGCGGTGGTGTGGACACGGCAGGCGTCGCTGCTGTGGGGGCGAACAGGCGGCAGTCGCTTCCCGGTCGGGGGTCTGCCGCGCACCCGCCTCGGCCACCCGACCGGCCCACGTCAGGGCACACCCCCTCTGGCCCCGGCATCGCTGATAAACCCTGAACCGCCGTCCCAGGCCCGCTACCGTGGGACGTGTGGGCACACGAACCGCAAGGAACAGTTACTTACCGCCCGCCCGGCCTAGACTCGCCAATGAGCGAGCAGGAGGGCGAGGCGCAGTCCGACCGAAAGAAGTACGAGTTCCAGAAGGTCATCGAGGAACTCCAGCAGTACGAAGGGTCGGGTACCCAGCTGGTCAGTATCTACGTCCCCGAGGACAAGCAGATCAGCGACGTTGTCGCCCACGTCACCCAGGAGCACAGCGAGGCAGCCAACATCAAGTCCAAGCAGACGCGGACCAACGTCCAGGACGCCCTGACGAGCATCAAGGACCGCCTCCGGTACTACAAGAACCCGCCGGAGAACGGGATGGTGCTGTTCTCGGGCGCCATCGACGCCGGCGGCGGCCAGACCGACATGGTCACCAAGGTACTCGAGGGACCGCCCCAGCCGGTCGAGTCGTTCCGCTACCACTGTGACTCCGCGTTCCTCACGGAACCGCTGGAGCACATGCTCGCGGACAAGGGCCTCTACGGCCTCATCGTCCTCGACCGTCGCGAGGCGAACGTCGGCTGGCTCCGCGGCAAGCGCGTCGAACCCGTCAAGTCCGCGAGTTCGCTCGTCCCCGGGAAACAGCGCAAGGGTGGCCAGTCCGCCCAGCGTTTCGCCCGGCTCCGCCTCGAGGCCATCGACAACTTCTACCAGGAGGTCGCGGAGATGGCCAACGACCTGTTCGTCCCCGAACGCCACGACATGGACGGCGTCCTCGTCGGCGGCCCCTCCCCGACCAAGGACGAGTTCATGGACGGCGAGTACCTCCACCACGAGGTCCAGGACCTCGTGCTTGGCAAGTTCGACGTCGCCTACACCGACGAGTCCGGCCTCTACGACCTCGTCGACGCCGGCCAGGAGGTGCTGGCCGACGCCGAGATCATGGAGGACAAGGAGCTGATGGAGACGTTCTTCAAGCAGCTCCACAACGGGAACAAGGCGACCTACGGGTTCGAGCCGACCCGCCAGAACCTCGTGATGGGGTCGGTCGAGACCCTGCTCATCTCCGAGGACCTCCGCGACGACGTGGTCGTCTACGACTGCGGCGGCACCGAGGAGTACGAGATCATCGACGCCCGCAAGAACACGCCGACGCACACCTGCGAGGACGGCTCCGAGGCCGAGGTCGAGAAGCGCGAGGACGTCATCGAGTTCCTCATGAACATCGCCGACCAGCGCGGCACCGACACGAAGTTCATCTCCACCGACTTCGAGAAGGGCGAACAGCTCCTCAACGCCTTCGGTGGCATCGCCGGTATCCTGCGCTACTCCACCGGCGTCTAGACACCCCCGTCCTCCTGCGATTCACCCTAGCCGAGCAACTGCTCCAGCTGTCGCCGTCGCCGCCCGATGGCGACCGACGGCTGCAGGTGCGAGTCCGCCTCCAGTTCCTCCAGTACGAGCATCGGGTCCACACCGCGCTCCTCGACGCGTTCGAGCAGCTCCTCTATCTTCGTGCGGTTCAACGCCAGCGAGGACAGCAACCCGACGACCAGCGCCATGTCGACCGCGGCCGCCTCGTCGGCGGGGAACGCCTCGCTCACCTGTGTGAGGTCCGCACTCGCCGGGGCGGTCTCGGCCGGCTGGACGTGGAGACAGGCCGTGCAGATGGCCGCCGCCTCGCCGCCACCGGGAGCGTACGACGCGACCTCGTCTGACACCTGGAACGGGACGCTCTCTGACCGACACTCGGAACACTGCATACGAGAACGGAGAGGCCGAATCGCCTAAAAGCTAGGCGGCGACCGGAGAGCAGAGAGAACGAAGGGTAGTCAGTTGTGGGCCGCGACGACGCCAGCCTCGGTCTCTTCTTCTTCGGCCTCGCGTGCTTCCTTCTCCTCTTCTTCCTTCTTGTCCTTGATCTTCTTCATGCGGAAGATCTCCTCGCGCTCTTGCTCCTCGAGCTTCTGCTCGATGTACTCCTGGTTCTCGCGGAGTTCGGGCAGCAGTTTGAACTCGAGTGCGTTGACACGGCGCTTGGTCGTCTCGATCTCGGAGAGCATCTTCTTCATCGCCGTCTCGACCTCGGCGGCGAGGATGATGGTCTCCAGCAGCTCCTCGTAGGCCTCGGCGGCCTCGTCGATGCGCGCG
This window of the Haloarchaeobius amylolyticus genome carries:
- a CDS encoding DUF6276 family protein — translated: MQCSECRSESVPFQVSDEVASYAPGGGEAAAICTACLHVQPAETAPASADLTQVSEAFPADEAAAVDMALVVGLLSSLALNRTKIEELLERVEERGVDPMLVLEELEADSHLQPSVAIGRRRRQLEQLLG
- the minD gene encoding cell division ATPase MinD, which codes for MNTEESVYAIASGKGGVGKTTTTVNLGTALAGAGNRVAIVDVDLGMSNLAGFVSLSPDSVTLHQVLAGEADVMDATYQLADGIWAVPGGNELDSYAAVKTENLRDVVDTLREEFDFVLLDVGAGVSHETVLPLGLADQVVIVSTPEPASVQDAKKTCELADRAGGSIAGLVLTRTRPGSDIDHEEIAAGLDLPLLATVPEDDAVRTSVFAGTPLVVHAPKTAASRAYRYLAARLVGEASPEERPRFEPRRKRQRPDTDGGNQGQNPEDDAQAASEDDVSAAISEVDDDDDDTASDGGADRIEIPDAEADGGTDTSE
- a CDS encoding PAS domain S-box protein, encoding MSHTRTLLHIRPRDGPPARHTDLADWATVTAADVASAERVLADHTVDCILCDHDLSGDASGIAVLDALDASLPVLYRTATPDGEVASAATAAGATGYCHGGDDLRDRLAGLVGADDRDDHANPGGAHASIVAPDSSAAAILERIGEAFFAVDTDWRFTYVNETAAEVLQRDRATLLGENLWEAFPAATDLPFHEQYTRAMREQASVSFEAYYPPLSLWTEVTAHPDADGLSVFFRDVTDRKRYEQMLPGLLQTTRDMMQATDSEAIAGRLVEAAEELLGLDLTVVRLHDPETDVLVPVAGTDGIGDAFSERPHYPVGEGGPGEAFERGESLYRAHPQPLYDSDDSLAQVEAALYVPIGEYGTLSAAFETPDGLGPVERQTAELLAANASAALERAERREQLERFEAVIESVEDMLYVLGPDGRFQYVTEPFAEFVGYDRDDLVGRSPGCITDEGVVERIGDLVTELWNDADRRSGTVSAQVVAATGATTPIEVDISLLPAEDGAFAGSVGVVRDVTDLRETRERLRSENQRFRYLFEHIPDPLVECEYQDESLVVTSANPAFERVFGYDSEEIVGEPLNDHIVPPEEMAAARRIDRVAATEGETAEEVRRLTATGVRHFLFRAVSYDLDGTRHGFATYTDITDRKERERRLEVLHTVLRHNLRTEMNLIGGYAEQLERELDEGHDLIDDIQSEARHVANLSDTARNVERALDRGGDATIEHRDVTGFVDRAVATARERFPDADIGLDRPAAVEAMADDRLVFALTNALENAVEHCGREVPRVIVTVEQCDETVEIRVADNGPGIPEQERKFVTGERDITQLEHGSGLGLWAITWVVNAFDGDIDFETSEAGSVVVLRLRSR
- the argS gene encoding arginine--tRNA ligase; this translates as MFLQLRTEVEDALTGALAALDLPTDDLGIEEPPEDVPAVLASSVAFRLASEVGAPPPKVAADVAAEIDPDDYEYIGAVDTQGPYVNVLPSDAYFQGTLQESQAEDYGNLPAKDESVVVEHTSANPTGPVHVGRARNPIVGDAVANTLEYAGYDVERHYYVNDAGRQMAVFTWAYETFDEDDLDSEPERDRIEYDLVRYYRKGNAFLEEGPADEVEEAEAEIQAIMQGLEEGDEETFERVSTVVDQVLSGMQECLARLPAEFDRFVKETQFMFDGSTDDLVDRLKELDEAVYEEDAWQLDLSDHGIDKKMVFLRSDDTSLYTTRDLAHHEWKFENYDRAVTVLGEDHKLQADQLRTTLDLLGNDVEQLDNVIFSWVNLPGGLGMSTRAGTGVDLDDLLDEAIARARDEVETRMEDRIRDDDLSDEDVERIAHQVGIGAVRYDIVSKQPTKAITFEWDQALDFEAQSAPYVQYVHARCCGILDDAEEIPDAVDASVLTAKEAEDLLRVIARFPAVVEAAAEDLEPHTVATYTREFAETFNAFYRECPVLSEEDEDLRQARIALVGAARHTIANALAILGVAAPHSM
- the twy1 gene encoding 4-demethylwyosine synthase TYW1, whose translation is MSDSEEAGDGPMQVSSPNYHSVNHTAAQTCGWTKNALTGDGKCYKYAFYGIESHRCMQMTPVVKCNERCVFCWRDHAGHAYELGDVEWDDPAAVADATLELQRELLAGYGGNDEVPREVFEQAMDPRHVAISLDGEPTLYPYLPELIDEFHARDITTFLVSNGTNPELLSRCDPTQLYVSVDAAERHTFDNVVKAVDDDAWENLVDTMDVLAAKEDTRTVLRTTLVQGENMKDPDWYAAFYERADPDFVELKAYMHVGHSRGRLDRSAMPDHEAVVEFGEAVAEHMPEHDHLKDVPQSRVVLLSKTADTWVPKLQKDSDFWADDPLVEY
- the prf1 gene encoding peptide chain release factor aRF-1, with the translated sequence MSEQEGEAQSDRKKYEFQKVIEELQQYEGSGTQLVSIYVPEDKQISDVVAHVTQEHSEAANIKSKQTRTNVQDALTSIKDRLRYYKNPPENGMVLFSGAIDAGGGQTDMVTKVLEGPPQPVESFRYHCDSAFLTEPLEHMLADKGLYGLIVLDRREANVGWLRGKRVEPVKSASSLVPGKQRKGGQSAQRFARLRLEAIDNFYQEVAEMANDLFVPERHDMDGVLVGGPSPTKDEFMDGEYLHHEVQDLVLGKFDVAYTDESGLYDLVDAGQEVLADAEIMEDKELMETFFKQLHNGNKATYGFEPTRQNLVMGSVETLLISEDLRDDVVVYDCGGTEEYEIIDARKNTPTHTCEDGSEAEVEKREDVIEFLMNIADQRGTDTKFISTDFEKGEQLLNAFGGIAGILRYSTGV